Proteins found in one Brachyspira murdochii DSM 12563 genomic segment:
- a CDS encoding glycosyltransferase, translating to MDNKKKKIALLLCSTGNEAFAVGNVIIGAKKYLFQNLKDEDYDVVFYTDKLEPNDENALKKIFPRIIIRIYKPPFNINDNASDITYYTAFAYARFEVFDMLDDYQKILYMDTDMVIQKNISNIINIDCVFSINLYKNGTIDLKYNMNEKLFEKLNKKYDLNVLRGCSGIFLINDNFPRYKEAKEWCYKQIKIYECNDEDILNICLQEFNAETNTLSEHYNCMPYSPIVNDAYIVHSLGPAKFWRGTYNKFWEENNKEWLEAGGNSTYENNSKKRKLVDKIVWFIPSYNLRNKIRGFLLRNIGLSGR from the coding sequence ATGGATAATAAAAAAAAGAAAATCGCTCTCCTTTTATGCTCTACAGGAAATGAAGCTTTTGCAGTTGGAAATGTTATAATAGGTGCTAAAAAATATTTATTTCAAAACTTAAAAGATGAAGATTATGATGTAGTATTTTATACTGACAAATTAGAACCTAATGATGAAAATGCTCTCAAAAAAATTTTCCCTAGAATTATTATAAGAATATATAAGCCTCCATTTAATATTAATGATAATGCATCAGATATAACATATTATACAGCTTTTGCTTATGCCAGATTTGAAGTATTTGATATGCTTGATGACTATCAAAAAATACTTTATATGGATACTGATATGGTAATACAAAAAAATATATCTAATATTATAAACATTGATTGTGTTTTTTCCATAAATCTTTATAAAAATGGAACTATAGATTTAAAGTATAATATGAATGAAAAATTGTTTGAAAAATTAAATAAAAAATATGATCTCAATGTGTTAAGAGGATGTTCTGGAATATTTTTAATTAATGATAATTTTCCTAGATATAAAGAAGCAAAGGAATGGTGCTACAAACAAATAAAAATTTATGAATGTAATGATGAAGATATACTCAATATATGTTTACAAGAATTTAATGCAGAAACAAATACATTAAGTGAACACTATAATTGTATGCCGTATTCTCCAATAGTAAATGATGCATATATAGTTCATTCATTAGGACCTGCTAAATTCTGGAGAGGAACTTATAACAAATTTTGGGAAGAAAATAATAAAGAATGGCTTGAAGCAGGCGGAAACTCTACTTATGAAAATAATTCTAAAAAAAGAAAATTAGTAGATAAAATTGTTTGGTTTATACCTAGTTATAATTTAAGAAATAAAATAAGAGGATTTTTATTGAGAAATATAGGACTTTCAGGAAGATAA
- a CDS encoding glycosyltransferase family 8 protein: MQDYNICLCSDENYAKYMAVTMASILKNTNDDENIIFHIIESNIKDETKNKLIYLKKIKNCEIKFYRVEYNKYPLATYLRLLIPELIKDADKVLYLDSDIIVNGSLKELFDIDINGYYALAVKDLYVDIYKEHKELIEIGNNRIYFNAGVVLFNNKSCIDNNISQKFYSYFTENKNKLKFHDQDILNHCFIDKVKIIDRKWNFMPFRDYNTKSHYPTKDDAVIIHFVEHKPWKTQKDRTYFLDDYWRYYQYTPWFFEEPITAIQTMMQQKMYDYEDIRFRSNYFKFFGIYANSSKLQIVIFGIRITIDAVDYRNILKIAWWIPIKKWREAFKNKFR; this comes from the coding sequence ATGCAAGATTATAATATATGCCTATGCTCTGATGAGAATTATGCTAAATATATGGCAGTTACTATGGCTTCTATATTAAAAAATACTAATGATGATGAAAATATAATATTTCACATAATAGAATCAAATATTAAAGATGAAACAAAAAATAAACTAATTTATTTAAAAAAAATAAAAAACTGCGAGATTAAATTTTACAGAGTAGAATATAATAAATACCCTCTTGCTACTTATTTAAGGTTATTAATACCAGAATTAATAAAAGATGCTGATAAAGTTCTATATTTAGATTCTGATATAATAGTTAATGGAAGTTTAAAAGAATTATTTGATATAGATATAAATGGATATTATGCATTAGCTGTTAAAGACTTATATGTTGATATATATAAAGAACATAAAGAATTAATAGAAATAGGAAATAATAGAATATATTTTAATGCTGGAGTTGTATTATTTAACAATAAGTCATGTATTGATAATAATATATCGCAAAAGTTTTATTCTTATTTTACTGAGAATAAGAATAAATTAAAATTTCATGATCAAGATATACTAAATCATTGTTTTATTGACAAAGTAAAAATCATAGATAGAAAATGGAATTTCATGCCGTTTAGAGATTATAATACAAAATCGCATTACCCTACTAAAGATGATGCTGTAATTATACACTTTGTAGAACATAAACCTTGGAAGACTCAAAAAGACAGAACATATTTTTTAGATGACTATTGGAGATATTATCAATACACTCCTTGGTTTTTTGAAGAACCAATAACTGCTATACAAACTATGATGCAGCAAAAAATGTATGATTATGAAGATATAAGATTTAGAAGTAATTATTTTAAATTCTTTGGTATATATGCCAATAGTTCAAAACTGCAAATAGTTATTTTCGGCATAAGAATAACTATAGATGCTGTTGATTATAGAAATATTTTAAAAATAGCATGGTGGATACCAATAAAAAAATGGCGTGAAGCTTTTAAAAATAAA